A part of Streptomyces sp. NBC_01497 genomic DNA contains:
- a CDS encoding response regulator transcription factor: MTDTPERCVRVLLAEDQGMMRGALALLLGMEDDLEVVAQVATGDAIVAEALAARPDVALLDIELPGRSGLDAAAELRERLPACRVLILTTFGRPGYLRRAMEAGAAGFLVKDGPVEELAGSIRRVLAGETVIDPGLAAAALSAGPSPLTARERDVLNAAADGSTVADIAGRVHLSESTVRNYLSSAIGKTSTRNRMEAVRAARRQGWL; encoded by the coding sequence ATGACGGACACCCCGGAGCGATGTGTACGGGTCCTGCTCGCCGAGGACCAGGGCATGATGCGGGGCGCTCTCGCCCTGCTGCTCGGGATGGAGGACGACCTGGAGGTCGTCGCCCAGGTCGCCACCGGGGACGCGATCGTGGCCGAGGCGCTGGCGGCCCGGCCCGATGTCGCGCTGCTCGACATCGAACTGCCCGGCCGCAGTGGGCTCGACGCGGCGGCCGAGCTGCGGGAGCGGCTGCCCGCGTGCAGGGTGCTGATCCTGACCACGTTCGGCAGGCCGGGCTACCTGCGCCGGGCCATGGAGGCGGGGGCGGCGGGGTTCCTCGTCAAGGACGGCCCGGTGGAGGAGCTGGCCGGCTCGATCCGGCGGGTACTCGCGGGCGAGACGGTGATCGATCCCGGCCTCGCCGCCGCGGCGCTGAGCGCGGGACCGAGTCCGCTGACGGCCCGTGAACGTGACGTGCTGAACGCGGCGGCGGACGGCTCGACCGTCGCGGACATCGCGGGGCGGGTGCACCTGTCCGAGTCGACGGTGCGCAACTACCTCTCGTCGGCCATCGGCAAGACCAGCACACGCAACCGCATGGAAGCGGTCCGCGCCGCCCGCCGGCAGGGCTGGCTCTAG
- a CDS encoding sensor histidine kinase, with translation MMPWLLLGLGSFSNLVQGKTPDPWIGVIGLLAFNSLYVSVVFRSFVPRKRKSPEIHWMIVAMGLITFGLAGLYGGSWLLFLPLFGLACGTVLRGRSLGWGALVLGCAAAGVAAYHDGWGAIAVAYGTAISMMVTAAILTLSETVTQLRATRQELARSAVEQERLRFSRDLHDLLGHTLSVIVVKAEAARRLAPDRLEDALTQVSDIESVGRQALREVREAVTGYREGSLATDLDRARSALAAAGVQTVVRQSGPPLEPQTEALLGWVVREAVTNVVRHSAAAHCEIVVAASGQRVRVTVTDDGVGTHPDLVASSTGTGLKGLRERLAAAGGFLESEQRAPGFRVTADLPADAGDGPGHVGGPAAFAGDSPLGGAGGSATAAGEPVSRRRGRDLFRRSRS, from the coding sequence ATGATGCCGTGGCTACTGCTGGGCCTCGGCTCCTTCTCCAACCTCGTGCAGGGCAAGACGCCCGACCCGTGGATCGGTGTGATCGGCCTGCTGGCCTTCAACTCCCTCTACGTGTCAGTGGTGTTCCGGTCCTTCGTCCCGCGCAAGCGCAAGAGCCCCGAGATCCACTGGATGATCGTCGCGATGGGGCTGATCACGTTCGGCCTGGCGGGTCTCTACGGCGGTTCGTGGCTGCTGTTCCTGCCGCTGTTCGGGCTGGCCTGCGGCACGGTGCTGCGCGGCAGGTCGCTCGGCTGGGGCGCGCTGGTGCTGGGCTGCGCGGCGGCGGGTGTCGCCGCGTACCACGACGGGTGGGGCGCGATCGCGGTCGCCTACGGCACCGCGATCTCGATGATGGTGACCGCGGCGATCCTGACGCTGTCGGAGACCGTGACACAACTGCGGGCGACACGGCAGGAACTGGCCCGCTCGGCGGTGGAACAGGAGCGGCTGCGCTTCTCCCGCGACCTGCACGACCTGCTGGGGCACACGCTGTCGGTGATCGTGGTCAAGGCCGAGGCGGCCCGCAGGCTGGCGCCGGACCGGCTGGAGGACGCCCTGACACAGGTCTCGGACATCGAGTCGGTGGGCCGGCAGGCGCTGAGAGAGGTCCGGGAGGCGGTCACGGGATACCGCGAGGGCAGCCTCGCGACGGACCTCGACCGGGCACGCTCCGCGCTGGCCGCCGCGGGGGTCCAGACCGTCGTAAGGCAGTCGGGGCCGCCGCTGGAGCCGCAGACGGAGGCGCTGCTCGGCTGGGTGGTCCGGGAGGCCGTGACGAACGTGGTGCGGCACAGCGCGGCGGCGCACTGCGAGATCGTGGTGGCCGCCTCCGGGCAGCGGGTACGGGTGACCGTCACCGACGACGGGGTGGGGACGCACCCCGATCTGGTGGCCTCCTCGACGGGCACGGGCCTGAAGGGGCTGCGCGAGCGGCTCGCGGCCGCGGGAGGGTTCCTGGAGAGCGAACAGCGGGCGCCGGGCTTCCGGGTGACGGCCGACCTGCCCGCTGACGCCGGCGACGGACCGGGCCACGTCGGCGGCCCGGCCGCCTTCGCGGGGGACTCCCCCCTCGGCGGCGCCGGGGGCTCGGCCACCGCCGCGGGCGAGCCTGTGTCCCGGCGTCGCGGCAGGGACCTGTTCCGCCGCAGCCGGAGTTGA
- a CDS encoding ABC transporter permease yields the protein MRRYVRLEVRRTLRDPGFVIFGAGMPVLMYLLFTRIGQGAQPPADAAAWRISSMIGMAAYGALGAAVGTGTGIAEDKQLGWLRQLRTTPMRPERVVLGRALAGSVTVLPALLLVLAAGALVNGVRLDAWQWPVLVGLMWLGALPFTLFGIGNGYRLTAQTTGVLNVGALVGLAVIGGLWFPVDLFPHWLRTVAVYTPANRFAALGWSTASGSAPDAKTVAVLLGWLAVCGSYAVLSYRRSARTT from the coding sequence ATGAGACGCTACGTCCGCCTGGAGGTCCGGCGCACCCTGCGCGACCCCGGCTTCGTGATCTTCGGTGCGGGCATGCCGGTGCTGATGTACCTGCTGTTCACCCGTATCGGCCAGGGCGCGCAGCCCCCGGCGGACGCCGCGGCGTGGCGGATCAGCTCGATGATCGGTATGGCGGCCTACGGGGCGCTGGGGGCCGCGGTCGGCACGGGCACGGGTATCGCCGAGGACAAACAGCTGGGCTGGCTGCGCCAGTTGAGGACCACGCCGATGCGGCCTGAACGCGTGGTGCTGGGCCGGGCGCTCGCCGGGTCGGTGACGGTGCTGCCCGCGCTGCTGCTGGTGCTGGCGGCGGGCGCGCTGGTCAACGGGGTCCGGCTGGACGCCTGGCAGTGGCCGGTGCTGGTCGGCCTGATGTGGCTCGGGGCGCTGCCGTTCACCCTGTTCGGCATCGGCAACGGCTACCGGTTGACGGCGCAGACGACGGGTGTGCTCAACGTGGGCGCCCTGGTGGGACTCGCGGTGATCGGCGGGCTGTGGTTCCCGGTGGACCTCTTCCCGCACTGGCTGCGGACGGTCGCGGTGTACACCCCGGCGAACCGGTTCGCGGCGCTCGGCTGGTCCACGGCATCGGGTTCCGCGCCCGACGCGAAGACCGTGGCGGTGCTGCTGGGGTGGCTGGCGGTGTGCGGTTCGTACGCCGTCCTGTCCTACCGCAGGTCGGCGAGGACGACATGA
- a CDS encoding ABC transporter substrate-binding protein has translation MSIRRRGALAAVAFAAALSLAACGSSDGGGSGKSDNDSAKKADVATGGKDFTKAGEKTASFGTTAKPGQFPRTITMAMGKTTIPKQPKRVVVLDIGEFDNVVSLGIKPVGWAPTQQGEAMPAYLKDTGHPQQVGTISNLNLEAIANLHPDLILGSQLRAADKYKELSKIAPTVFSVRPGYTWKSNYLLNAAALDRTAEAKAKLAAYDTKVAGLKKSLGADKPTISMVRYMPGRLRLYGEDSFIGTILQDVGLPRPKNQQEHELATEISPEKIDSANADWIFSGVYGDASKTDENAATTNPLWKNLPAVKDGHAKTVKDETWYLGLGVTAAYSVLDDLRGYLVK, from the coding sequence ATGTCCATACGTCGTCGCGGCGCCCTCGCCGCGGTCGCGTTCGCCGCCGCCCTGTCCCTCGCCGCGTGCGGCTCGTCCGACGGCGGTGGGTCCGGCAAGAGCGACAACGACTCGGCCAAGAAGGCCGATGTCGCGACCGGCGGCAAGGACTTCACGAAGGCCGGCGAGAAGACGGCGTCCTTCGGGACGACCGCGAAGCCCGGCCAGTTCCCGCGCACCATCACCATGGCGATGGGGAAGACCACCATCCCGAAGCAGCCGAAGCGGGTCGTGGTCCTGGACATCGGCGAGTTCGACAACGTCGTCTCGCTCGGCATCAAGCCGGTCGGCTGGGCGCCCACGCAGCAGGGCGAGGCGATGCCCGCCTACCTGAAGGACACGGGCCACCCGCAGCAGGTCGGCACGATCAGCAACCTCAACCTGGAGGCGATCGCCAACCTCCACCCCGACCTGATCCTCGGCAGTCAGCTGCGCGCCGCGGACAAGTACAAGGAACTCTCGAAGATCGCGCCCACGGTGTTCTCGGTGCGGCCCGGCTACACGTGGAAGTCCAACTACCTCCTGAACGCCGCCGCGCTGGACAGGACGGCCGAGGCGAAGGCGAAGCTCGCCGCGTACGACACGAAGGTCGCCGGGCTCAAGAAGTCCCTCGGCGCCGACAAGCCGACCATCTCCATGGTCCGCTACATGCCGGGCCGGCTGCGGCTGTACGGCGAGGACTCGTTCATCGGCACGATCCTGCAGGACGTCGGCCTGCCGCGCCCGAAGAACCAGCAGGAGCATGAGCTCGCGACCGAGATCAGCCCTGAGAAGATCGACTCGGCGAACGCGGACTGGATCTTCAGCGGCGTCTACGGCGACGCGTCGAAGACCGACGAGAACGCGGCGACGACGAACCCGCTGTGGAAGAACCTTCCCGCGGTGAAGGACGGGCACGCGAAGACGGTCAAGGACGAGACCTGGTACCTCGGCCTCGGGGTCACCGCCGCGTACTCGGTCCTCGACGACCTGCGCGGCTACCTCGTGAAGTAG
- a CDS encoding Nif3-like dinuclear metal center hexameric protein gives MPRLSEVLAELDALWPPDRAEQWDAVGTVCGDPGANVERVLFAVDPVQDIVDEAVALGAQLVVTHHPLYLRGTTTVAADTFKGRVVHTLISQGIALHVAHTNADTADPGVSDALAGALGLRVVGPLVPDATDPAGRRGLGRVCELDAPTSLRNFAARAAHRLPATAQGVRLAGDPEAPVRRVAVSGGSGDGLFAEARAAGVDAFLTADLRHHPASEATQHSPLGLVDAAHWATEWPWCEQAASQLDEISDRHGWDLRVHVSETVTDPWSSHFASSPRPAPPTPALTTNPPGAPN, from the coding sequence GTGCCCCGTCTGTCCGAAGTCCTCGCCGAGCTGGATGCGCTCTGGCCGCCCGACCGCGCCGAGCAGTGGGACGCCGTCGGCACGGTCTGCGGTGACCCCGGCGCGAACGTCGAGCGGGTGCTGTTCGCCGTGGACCCGGTCCAGGACATCGTCGACGAGGCCGTCGCGCTCGGCGCGCAGCTCGTCGTCACCCACCACCCGCTCTATCTGCGCGGCACCACCACCGTCGCCGCCGACACCTTCAAGGGGCGGGTTGTCCACACGCTGATCAGCCAGGGCATCGCCCTGCACGTCGCGCACACCAACGCGGACACCGCGGATCCGGGCGTCTCCGACGCCCTCGCGGGCGCGCTCGGGCTGCGCGTGGTGGGGCCCCTGGTCCCGGACGCCACCGACCCGGCGGGCCGCCGCGGTCTGGGCCGCGTCTGCGAACTGGACGCTCCCACCTCGCTGCGGAACTTCGCCGCACGCGCGGCGCACCGCCTGCCGGCCACCGCGCAGGGCGTCCGCCTCGCGGGCGACCCGGAAGCACCGGTCCGCAGGGTCGCGGTCAGCGGCGGATCCGGCGACGGCCTCTTCGCCGAGGCGCGTGCCGCCGGCGTCGACGCGTTCCTGACCGCGGACCTGCGCCACCACCCGGCCTCCGAGGCCACCCAGCACTCCCCACTGGGCCTGGTCGACGCCGCGCACTGGGCCACCGAGTGGCCCTGGTGCGAGCAGGCCGCCTCCCAGCTGGACGAGATCTCCGACCGCCACGGATGGGACCTGCGGGTCCACGTCTCCGAGACGGTCACCGACCCTTGGTCGTCGCACTTCGCGTCGTCGCCGCGCCCCGCGCCGCCGACGCCCGCCCTGACCACGAACCCACCGGGAGCCCCCAACTGA
- a CDS encoding zinc ribbon domain-containing protein — protein MNAAPADQLRLLDVQALDVRLSQLDHRLSSLPEHAELEALGKDATQLRDLLVAAQTEESDTAREQTKAEQDVDQVRQRAARDQQRLDSGAATSPKDLENLQREIASLAKRQGDLEDVVLDVMERRESAQERVAELTGRLSGVQAATEEAAARRDAATQGLDAEIAGLSKDRDAIAASVPADLIKLYEKLRAQQDGVGAARLYQRRCEGCRLELNITELNDVRAAAADTVVRCENCRRILVRTADSGL, from the coding sequence CTGAACGCCGCGCCAGCCGACCAGCTCCGACTCCTCGACGTCCAGGCCCTCGACGTACGGCTGTCGCAGCTCGACCACCGCCTCTCCTCGCTGCCCGAGCACGCCGAGCTCGAAGCGCTCGGCAAGGACGCCACCCAGCTGCGTGACCTGCTGGTGGCCGCCCAGACCGAGGAGAGCGACACCGCCCGCGAGCAGACCAAGGCCGAGCAGGACGTCGACCAGGTGCGCCAGCGCGCCGCCCGCGACCAGCAGCGGCTGGACTCGGGTGCCGCGACCTCCCCGAAGGACCTGGAGAACCTCCAGCGCGAGATCGCCTCGCTCGCCAAGCGCCAGGGCGACCTGGAGGACGTCGTCCTCGACGTGATGGAGCGCCGCGAGTCCGCCCAGGAGCGGGTCGCCGAGCTCACCGGCCGGCTCTCCGGCGTGCAGGCCGCGACGGAGGAGGCCGCCGCCCGCCGGGACGCCGCGACCCAGGGCCTCGACGCCGAGATCGCGGGCCTGTCCAAGGACCGTGACGCGATCGCCGCCTCGGTGCCCGCGGACCTGATCAAGCTGTACGAGAAGCTGCGCGCCCAGCAGGACGGCGTGGGGGCGGCCCGCCTGTACCAGCGCCGGTGCGAGGGCTGCCGGCTGGAGCTGAACATCACCGAGCTCAACGACGTCCGCGCCGCCGCGGCTGACACCGTGGTGCGCTGCGAGAACTGCCGGCGCATCCTCGTACGTACGGCGGACTCGGGCCTCTAG
- a CDS encoding bifunctional RNase H/acid phosphatase, with protein sequence MTRYDVEADGGSRGNPGPAGYGAVVLDPVSGETLAEVAEYLGVATNNVAEYRGLIAALRAAHALDPDAEIRVRMDSRLVVEQMSGRWQIKNAELRALAEEAAGVFPRERVAYEWIPRERNRHADRLANEAMDAGTRGERWDPSASTAALDAGSVAVTSSASAPAVGWGSAPDLGAPTTFVLLRHGETALTPEKRFSGSGGGDPELSAEGRRQAAAVAASLAARGTIQDIVCSPLLRCRETAGAVAERLGLGVTVEDGLRETDFGAWEGLTFAEVRERYPDDMAAWLASPEAAPTGGGESFVTVGVRVEAARRRLVERFAGRTVLVVTHVTPIKTLVRLALGAPPASMFRMELSAAATSVVAYYADGNASVRLFNDTSYLG encoded by the coding sequence GTGACCAGGTACGACGTCGAGGCGGACGGTGGTTCCCGGGGGAATCCGGGACCCGCGGGCTATGGCGCCGTCGTCCTGGACCCGGTGAGCGGTGAGACCCTGGCGGAGGTGGCGGAGTACCTCGGGGTCGCCACGAACAACGTGGCCGAGTACCGGGGCCTGATCGCGGCCCTGCGCGCCGCGCACGCTCTCGACCCGGACGCCGAGATCCGCGTGCGCATGGACTCCCGTCTCGTCGTCGAGCAGATGTCGGGCCGCTGGCAGATCAAGAACGCGGAGCTGCGCGCGCTCGCCGAGGAGGCGGCCGGTGTCTTCCCGCGTGAGCGGGTCGCGTACGAGTGGATCCCGCGCGAACGCAACCGGCACGCCGACCGGTTGGCGAACGAGGCGATGGACGCGGGCACGCGCGGTGAGCGCTGGGACCCGTCCGCGTCGACGGCCGCCCTGGACGCGGGCTCCGTGGCCGTGACCTCGTCCGCCTCCGCTCCCGCCGTCGGCTGGGGCTCGGCCCCCGACCTGGGCGCCCCCACCACGTTCGTCCTGCTGCGGCACGGCGAGACCGCCCTCACCCCCGAGAAGCGGTTCTCCGGCAGCGGTGGCGGTGACCCCGAACTCTCCGCCGAGGGACGGCGCCAGGCCGCCGCCGTCGCGGCCTCGCTCGCCGCGCGCGGCACGATCCAGGACATCGTCTGCTCACCGCTGCTCCGCTGCCGGGAGACGGCCGGTGCCGTGGCCGAGCGCCTCGGCCTCGGCGTCACGGTGGAGGACGGTCTGCGCGAGACCGACTTCGGGGCCTGGGAGGGCCTGACCTTCGCCGAGGTGCGCGAGCGCTACCCGGACGACATGGCCGCCTGGCTCGCCTCGCCGGAGGCCGCGCCCACCGGGGGCGGCGAGAGCTTCGTCACGGTCGGGGTGCGCGTCGAGGCGGCGCGCCGCCGCCTGGTGGAGCGCTTCGCGGGCCGCACGGTGCTCGTCGTCACCCACGTCACACCGATCAAGACGCTCGTACGGCTCGCGCTCGGCGCGCCGCCCGCGTCGATGTTCCGGATGGAGCTCTCGGCCGCCGCGACCTCCGTGGTGGCGTACTACGCGGACGGCAACGCCTCGGTGCGCCTGTTCAACGACACGTCCTACCTCGGCTGA
- the eda gene encoding bifunctional 4-hydroxy-2-oxoglutarate aldolase/2-dehydro-3-deoxy-phosphogluconate aldolase — MTSVLDLAPVIPVVVLKDAAGAVPLARALVAGGLPAIEMTLRTPAALDAVKAIAAEVPDAVVGTGTVLTPEAVTESVAAGARFLVSPGWTDTLLAAMEASGVPYLPGVSTTSEVVALLERGITEMKFFPAEAAGGIPYLKSLSGPLPLARFCPTGGITAEAAPSYLALPNVSCVGGTWMVPQDAVEAGDWDRVEALAREASTLQDTRRV, encoded by the coding sequence ATGACCTCCGTGCTCGACCTCGCCCCCGTGATCCCTGTCGTCGTACTCAAGGACGCCGCGGGCGCGGTGCCGCTCGCCCGCGCCCTCGTCGCGGGCGGACTGCCCGCGATCGAGATGACACTCCGCACGCCCGCCGCCCTCGACGCCGTCAAGGCGATCGCCGCCGAGGTGCCCGACGCCGTCGTCGGCACGGGCACGGTCCTCACCCCCGAGGCGGTCACCGAGTCCGTGGCGGCCGGCGCCCGCTTCCTCGTGAGCCCGGGCTGGACGGACACACTCCTCGCCGCCATGGAGGCGTCGGGCGTGCCGTACCTGCCGGGTGTGTCGACCACCTCTGAGGTCGTGGCGCTGCTGGAACGCGGCATCACCGAGATGAAGTTCTTCCCCGCCGAGGCCGCCGGCGGGATCCCGTATCTGAAGTCCCTGTCCGGCCCGCTGCCGCTCGCGCGGTTCTGCCCGACCGGCGGCATCACCGCCGAGGCCGCGCCGAGCTATCTCGCGCTGCCCAACGTCAGCTGCGTCGGCGGCACCTGGATGGTTCCGCAGGACGCCGTCGAGGCGGGCGACTGGGACCGGGTCGAGGCGCTCGCCCGCGAGGCGTCCACGCTGCAGGACACCCGCCGGGTCTGA
- the yaaA gene encoding peroxide stress protein YaaA — protein sequence MLVLLPPSEGKAAPGRGAPLKPQALSLPDLAPARAAVLDELVELCAADEDKAREVLGLSEGLRGEIAKNAALRTAGTRPAGEVYTGVLYDALGLATLDAAAGRRADASLLIFSGLWGAVRVGDRIPSYRCSMGVKLPGIGALGAYWRAPMATALPEAVEAAGGGLVLDLRSSAYVSAWQPKGELAGRTASVRVLHSRRDEVTGEEKRSVVSHFNKATKGRLVRDLLTAGAAPKTPGALVETLRELGHTVEAEAPARAGRTWRIDVVVSEIH from the coding sequence GTGCTCGTGCTCTTGCCGCCGTCCGAAGGAAAGGCCGCGCCCGGCCGCGGGGCCCCGCTGAAGCCTCAGGCGCTGTCGCTGCCGGACCTCGCCCCGGCGCGCGCCGCCGTGCTGGACGAACTGGTGGAGCTGTGCGCGGCCGACGAGGACAAGGCCCGTGAGGTGCTCGGCCTGAGCGAGGGGCTGCGCGGCGAGATCGCGAAGAACGCGGCGCTGCGCACCGCGGGCACCCGGCCGGCCGGGGAGGTCTACACGGGCGTCCTGTACGACGCGCTGGGCCTCGCCACGCTGGACGCGGCGGCCGGGCGCCGCGCCGACGCCTCCCTGCTGATCTTCTCGGGACTCTGGGGCGCGGTACGGGTCGGCGACCGCATCCCCTCGTACCGCTGCTCGATGGGGGTGAAGCTGCCGGGCATCGGGGCGCTCGGGGCCTACTGGCGCGCGCCGATGGCGACGGCCCTGCCCGAGGCCGTGGAGGCCGCCGGCGGCGGGCTGGTGCTGGACCTGCGGTCCTCGGCGTACGTGAGCGCGTGGCAGCCCAAGGGTGAACTGGCCGGCCGTACGGCGAGCGTGCGGGTGCTGCACTCCCGCCGGGACGAGGTGACGGGCGAGGAGAAGCGGTCCGTCGTCAGCCACTTCAACAAGGCGACGAAGGGGCGTCTCGTGCGTGACCTGCTGACCGCGGGCGCCGCGCCGAAGACCCCGGGGGCCCTGGTGGAGACCCTGCGGGAGCTGGGTCACACGGTCGAGGCCGAGGCGCCCGCGCGAGCGGGCCGGACGTGGCGCATCGACGTGGTGGTGAGCGAGATCCACTGA
- a CDS encoding PP2C family protein-serine/threonine phosphatase produces MRDQDNSGERMLAALLKVIGTTALDDLPDTVSEHAKAAGFTEVRIYVGDVERRALHLIAGARTGAAVERVLKIEGTDAGRAYQYGTILPVGTPPAEGVAYWVPMFNGKERLGLMFVGAVEDGETVREDATALATLVALAVSTKRGHSDTYARLNRTQPMNVAAEAQWQLIPPRTYTDSRVAVCATLEPSYRISGDAYDYATAGSLVYMSIFDAMGHDTAAGQTAALAVAASRSARRRGAGIPETGAVIEEELGGQLGDVRYATAVLAVLDTASGLLTWASFGHHPPLVLRDGAAIKLKCRPAYPLGTGLGDLETTLCHQQLRPGDRVTLYTDGITEARRPHGQEFGLDRFISVLTQYPDDGLSVSETVRRFSHTFLDYHQGELQDDATVLLCEWLGPGPPLAE; encoded by the coding sequence GTGAGGGATCAGGACAACAGTGGCGAGCGCATGCTCGCGGCGTTGCTCAAAGTCATCGGCACCACGGCACTCGACGACCTCCCGGACACGGTGAGCGAGCACGCGAAAGCAGCGGGCTTCACCGAGGTACGGATCTACGTCGGTGACGTCGAACGCCGCGCGCTCCACCTCATCGCCGGGGCGCGGACGGGGGCGGCCGTGGAGCGGGTGCTGAAGATCGAGGGCACCGACGCCGGCCGCGCCTACCAGTACGGCACGATCCTCCCGGTCGGGACGCCCCCGGCCGAAGGCGTCGCGTACTGGGTGCCGATGTTCAACGGCAAGGAACGCCTCGGCCTGATGTTCGTCGGCGCCGTCGAGGACGGCGAAACCGTCCGGGAGGACGCCACGGCGCTGGCGACCCTCGTGGCGCTGGCCGTCTCGACCAAGCGCGGGCACAGTGACACCTACGCGCGCCTCAACCGCACCCAGCCGATGAACGTGGCAGCGGAGGCGCAGTGGCAGCTGATCCCGCCGCGCACCTACACGGACTCGCGGGTGGCCGTCTGCGCCACGCTGGAGCCCTCGTACCGGATCAGTGGTGACGCCTACGACTACGCCACGGCCGGCTCACTGGTCTACATGTCGATCTTCGACGCGATGGGCCACGACACCGCCGCAGGCCAGACGGCGGCCCTCGCCGTCGCGGCTTCCCGCAGCGCCCGCCGCCGCGGCGCCGGCATCCCCGAGACCGGCGCCGTCATCGAGGAGGAGCTGGGCGGCCAGCTCGGTGACGTGCGGTACGCCACCGCCGTCCTCGCCGTCCTGGACACCGCCTCCGGGCTGCTGACCTGGGCCAGCTTCGGGCACCATCCGCCGCTCGTCCTGCGCGACGGGGCCGCGATCAAGCTGAAGTGCAGGCCCGCGTACCCGCTCGGCACCGGCCTGGGCGACCTGGAGACGACGCTCTGCCACCAGCAGCTACGGCCCGGGGACCGTGTCACGCTCTACACGGACGGCATCACGGAGGCGCGGCGCCCGCACGGCCAGGAGTTCGGCCTCGACCGCTTCATCTCGGTCCTCACCCAGTACCCGGACGACGGACTGAGCGTCTCGGAGACCGTCCGCCGCTTCTCCCACACGTTCCTCGACTACCACCAGGGCGAACTGCAGGACGATGCGACCGTACTGCTGTGCGAATGGCTGGGGCCGGGGCCACCGCTCGCGGAGTGA
- a CDS encoding helix-turn-helix domain-containing protein has protein sequence MSAIPQPGGEQPSLRRYLDQPRIGPTALRIVLGARLRRLRQESGITRVDAGRSIRASDAKITRLERGQVGFKQRDVADLLTLYRVLGEDERAEYVEMARQANLPGWWHQYNDVLEDWFELHVGLEEAASLIRSYEVQFLPGLLQTQDYARVVTRLGYPDSPMSKIDRLVELRLERQKLLYVAEAPILWAVLDEAVLRRPFGGPEVVRAQLEHLIRMTDRPNVTLQIAPFSVGALAAAGTPVTLLRFAEPDLPDKIYLEQLTGAIYLDKQEEIDQYSLIMDRLSAEANPPQDTVPFLRSLLDAMS, from the coding sequence ATGAGCGCCATACCGCAGCCGGGCGGCGAGCAGCCTTCGCTGAGGCGCTACCTCGACCAGCCCCGCATCGGTCCTACGGCCCTGCGCATCGTCCTGGGCGCCCGACTGCGCCGGCTCCGCCAGGAAAGCGGCATCACCCGGGTGGACGCGGGCCGGTCGATCCGCGCGTCGGACGCCAAGATCACCCGCCTCGAACGCGGTCAGGTCGGCTTCAAACAGCGGGACGTGGCCGACCTGTTGACCCTCTACCGCGTCCTCGGCGAGGACGAGCGGGCCGAGTACGTGGAGATGGCCAGGCAGGCCAACCTGCCGGGCTGGTGGCACCAGTACAACGACGTGCTGGAGGACTGGTTCGAGCTGCATGTCGGTCTGGAGGAGGCCGCCTCCCTCATCCGCTCCTACGAGGTCCAGTTCCTGCCGGGCCTGCTCCAGACGCAGGACTACGCGCGCGTCGTCACCCGCCTCGGCTACCCGGACTCCCCCATGTCCAAGATCGACCGGCTGGTCGAACTCCGGCTGGAGCGCCAGAAACTCCTGTACGTAGCGGAAGCGCCCATCCTGTGGGCCGTCCTGGACGAGGCCGTGCTGCGGCGCCCCTTCGGCGGACCCGAGGTGGTCCGCGCCCAGCTGGAGCACCTGATCAGGATGACCGACCGGCCCAACGTCACCCTGCAGATCGCCCCGTTCAGCGTGGGCGCGCTGGCCGCCGCCGGGACCCCGGTCACCCTCCTGCGGTTCGCGGAGCCCGACCTCCCGGACAAGATCTACCTGGAGCAGCTCACCGGCGCCATCTACCTGGACAAGCAGGAAGAGATCGACCAGTACTCGCTGATCATGGACCGGCTGAGCGCCGAGGCGAACCCGCCGCAGGACACGGTCCCGTTCCTCAGGTCGCTCCTCGACGCCATGTCCTGA
- a CDS encoding DUF397 domain-containing protein, with translation MRQIENGTRSDLIEGAAWRKSRHSAPGGNCVEVAALEDGSIAVRNSRHPQGPALVYTRAEIAAFVAGAKDGEFDPMTL, from the coding sequence ATGCGACAGATTGAAAACGGGACACGGTCCGACCTGATCGAGGGTGCCGCCTGGCGGAAAAGCAGGCACAGCGCCCCCGGCGGCAACTGCGTGGAGGTCGCGGCGCTGGAGGACGGCAGCATCGCGGTGCGCAACTCCCGCCACCCGCAAGGTCCCGCGCTCGTCTACACCCGCGCCGAGATCGCCGCTTTCGTCGCAGGCGCGAAGGACGGGGAGTTCGACCCGATGACCCTCTGA